From Oreochromis niloticus isolate F11D_XX linkage group LG1, O_niloticus_UMD_NMBU, whole genome shotgun sequence, a single genomic window includes:
- the LOC100710633 gene encoding NACHT, LRR and PYD domains-containing protein 14, producing the protein MKTSRSLHIMCSIPVFCWITATVLEHMLTTEQRGALPKTLTDMYSHFLLVQTKRKKNKYHEGRKTSLQEQTEADKEVLLKLGKLAFQHLEKGNILFYQEHLEHCGLDVTEASVYSGVCTEIFKRECEIFKKAAYCFVHLSIQEFLAAVYLFYCFTHRKTEVLQDFLKRDWEYKNSSPSMDVFLQRVMKKSLRSKNGHLDMFVRFLHGLSLESNQRLLGGLLGWTENSPKNVEIVINNLNKMNSDEMSPDRSINIFHCLMEMKNLSVLQEIQEFLKSKNRSDKKLSEIHCSALAYMLQMSEEVLDELDLRKYNASEKGQWRLIPAVRNCKKAGLCGCRLSETHCEVVASALKSSPSHLTQLDLSYNDLQDSGVKHLSAALENPNCRLEHLRLKGCRLSEFSCASLGSALKFNPSHLKHLDLSDNMLQDSGVQQLCGFLESPECRLETLRLIRCNLSRTSCSSLAKALNAIHSYLKLLDFSHNKELEDLGVKHLCGFLKSPQCRLETLRLRASSLSEMSCAFLVSALKSNPSHLKHLDMSDNKLQDSGVKQLASLVKSSHCRLETLRLRGCELSETSCSYLGSALKSSPSHLRHLDLGHNTLEDSGVKQLSNLMKSPHCLLETLRLHWCSSAEINCTSLSSALKSNPSHLRELDLRGNKLHNSGVQQLVDLVKHPDFTLETLRWLPFW; encoded by the exons atgaagacatccaggagcctccacatcatgtgtagtatcccagtcttctgctggatcactgctacagttctggagcacatgttgactacagaACAGAGAGGAGCGCTGCCCAAGACactgactgacatgtactcacacttcctgctggttcagacaaaaaggaagaagaacaagtaccaCGAGGGACGTAAGACGAGTCTACAGGAGCAGACAGAGGCTGACAAGGAAGTTCTCCTGAAGCTGGGAAAGCTGGCGTTTCaacatctggagaaaggaaaTATCCTGTTCTACCAAGAACACCTGGAGCACTGTGGGTTGGATGTCACAGAAGCCTCGGTGTACTCTggagtttgtacagagatcttcaaaCGAGAGTGTGAGATCTTCAAGAAAGCAGcctactgctttgttcatctgagcattcaAGAGTTCCTGGCTGCAGTCTATCTGTTCTACTGTTTCACCCACAGAAagacagaagtgctccaggacttCCTGAAGAGAGATTGGGAATACAAAAACAGCTCCCCATCTATGGATGTCTTTCTACAGAGAGTCATGAAAAAATCCCTTCGAAGTAAAAATGGCCACCTGGACATGTTTGTTCGCTTCCTTCATGGCCTCTCTCTGGAGTCCAACCAGAGACTCTTAGGAGGTCTGCTGGGTTGGACGGAGAATAGTCCAAAAAATGTCGAAATAGTCATAAACAATCTGAATAAGATGAACAGTGATGAAATGTCTCCTGACAGAAGCATTAACATCTTTcactgtctgatggagatgaaaAATCTTTCTGTCCTTCAGGAGATCCAAGAGTTCCTCAAGTCAAAGAACAGATCAGATAAGAAACTCTCTGAGATTCACTGTTCAGCTTTGGCCTATatgctgcagatgtcagaggaggttctgGATGAGTTGGATCTGAGGAAATACAATGCATCAGAGAAAGGACAATGGAGACTGATCCCAGCTGTGAGGAACTGTAAAAAGGCTGG ACTTTGTGGCTGCAGACTCTCAGAGACTCACTGTGAAGttgtggcctcagctctgaagtcTAGCCCATCCCATCTaacacagctggacctgagttaCAACGATCTGCaagattcaggagtgaagcatctgtctGCTGCATTGGAGAATCCAAACTGTAGACTCGAGCACCTGAG ATTGAAGGGCTGTAGGTTGTCAGAGTTCAGTTGTGCATCTCTTGGCTCAGCTCTGAAGTTCAACCCATCACATCTGAAACATCTGGATCTGAGTGACAATATGCTGCAGGACTCAGgagtgcagcagctgtgtggttttctAGAAAGCCCGGAGTGTagactggagactctgag ACTGATTCGGTGCAATTTGTCAAGGACCAGCTGTTCTTCCCTGGCTAAAGCTCTGAATGCAATCCACTCCTATCTGAAGCTTCTGGACTTCAGCCACAACAAGGAGTTGGAAGATTTGGGAGTAAAGCACCTGTGTGGTTTTCTCAAGAGTCCACAGTGCagactggagactctgag GTTAAGGGCATCCAGCTTGTCAGAAATGAGTTGTGCCTTTCTAGTctcagctctgaagtccaacccctcccatctgaaaCATCTGGACATGAGtgacaacaagctgcaggattcaggagtgaaacAGCTTGCTAGCCTTGTGAAGAGTTCACACTGTAggcttgaaactctgag ATTAAGGGGCTGTGAATTGTCGGAAACCAGTTGTTCTTATCTGGGCTCAGCTTTGAAGTCCagcccctcccatctgagacatCTGGACCTGGGTCACAACACCCTGGAGGATTCAGGAGTTAAGCAGCTGTCTAATCTCATGAAGAGTCCGCATTGTTTactggagactctgag ACTGCATTGGTGCAGCTCAGCAGAAATCAACTGTACTTCTCTGAGTtcagctctgaagtccaacccctcccatctgagagagctggacctgagagGAAACAAGCTGCACAATTCAGGCGTGCAACAGCTGGTTGATCTTGTGAAGCATCCAGACTTTACACTAGAGACTCTGAG ATGGCTGCCATTTTGGTAA